One Thermotoga sp. genomic window carries:
- a CDS encoding type II secretion system protein GspD, which translates to MRKLIFVFFILAAVLMIAQEEPLVSNIFQDTYILDALADISAQTGVPIIADTTVTGFITMELNEVPLEQALKMILMPGGYVYKKMDGFYFVGSPDPTNPAFRYLVDTKTYKLKYITTADAQELLPSMYKNYVKFNEKNNMITITAPEEIIQEFEKDLKKIDIPIPQVKISVIVTEISKDYSNELGLNSLDYSFSSGQELNENWSATLGLVTGVLNLQTDVFGQILAQLKLLEEEQKAKITADPWIIVKSGEKASLFLGERQVVLLQAEGAVSRIESIDVGVSIDIQPRVMDEEELELTLSPRVSHFAGEKLGTFAVKQNELSTTLFLKNGQTVVISGATVEDNSQTSSGIPILNKIPLIRYLFGGTTKKDSEKELYVFIKAEIQGSE; encoded by the coding sequence ATGAGAAAACTGATCTTCGTTTTTTTCATCCTGGCAGCGGTACTGATGATCGCACAGGAAGAACCTCTTGTGAGCAACATCTTCCAGGATACTTATATCCTGGATGCCCTGGCAGACATTTCTGCACAGACCGGCGTTCCGATCATAGCTGACACCACCGTGACAGGCTTCATCACAATGGAACTGAACGAAGTTCCCTTGGAACAGGCACTGAAGATGATCCTCATGCCTGGAGGATACGTCTACAAGAAGATGGACGGATTTTACTTTGTGGGTTCACCCGATCCAACGAATCCGGCCTTCAGATACCTCGTAGACACAAAGACCTACAAGCTGAAATACATAACAACGGCTGACGCCCAGGAACTTTTGCCTTCCATGTACAAGAACTACGTCAAGTTCAACGAAAAAAACAACATGATAACCATCACCGCACCCGAGGAGATCATACAGGAATTCGAAAAGGATCTTAAAAAGATAGACATTCCAATACCCCAGGTGAAGATCAGTGTCATCGTCACGGAGATTTCAAAAGATTACTCGAACGAGTTGGGGCTGAACAGTTTGGATTACTCTTTCAGCTCTGGGCAAGAACTCAACGAGAACTGGTCAGCTACCCTTGGTCTGGTAACAGGAGTGTTGAACCTTCAAACAGACGTCTTCGGACAGATTCTGGCCCAGTTGAAGCTCCTCGAAGAAGAGCAGAAGGCGAAGATCACAGCCGATCCTTGGATCATCGTGAAAAGTGGGGAAAAAGCCTCTCTTTTTCTGGGGGAAAGGCAGGTAGTTCTCCTTCAGGCTGAAGGAGCGGTGAGCAGGATCGAATCCATAGATGTTGGAGTGAGCATTGATATTCAGCCTCGTGTGATGGATGAAGAGGAACTTGAGCTCACACTCTCCCCCAGAGTCAGTCACTTTGCGGGAGAAAAGCTTGGGACTTTCGCCGTGAAGCAGAACGAACTTTCCACAACCCTCTTTTTGAAAAACGGCCAAACCGTTGTGATCTCTGGGGCCACCGTGGAAGACAACTCACAGACCAGCTCCGGTATACCCATACTGAACAAGATACCACTCATAAGGTATCTCTTCGGCGGAACGACGAAAAAAGATTCCGAAAAGGAGCTCTATGTGTTCATCAAGGCGGAAATCCAAGGAAGTGAATGA
- a CDS encoding DUF916 domain-containing protein: MGMRRISLMVLILMSAVFFAQGLSIRMDPIVVSKTVSPGTSFSYEIFLENNGDFEPVTLKAMVMDVVETVEGAYDIRKPGSTKYSIARWVKVEPDTITVPPKETKTVAVTVNVPRGVSGGLYGAVTFEIQGPQTPETQRPVEKGAYGEVEFKYRMASFLEVVLTGTRQRVEAFPSYFKVEKSDDIPSIRMQIGNGALVFTLGVLNKSNVHIVTKGTLTIKTKDGRTIAKMPLGGGRGVILPEGTVNMRTITRRFFPPGEYVARAVVDYGGRRPIVAETPFTITTEKVETGKEEKETSPVMITVDPADIEIKAIPGSYRSKIVKVSNLGKEILQVKGKILPLAYDLYGDLLPEEERGTPPDWIKLTPSSFTLRPGQSRNVRIAVRIPKDFTGGYYADVLFRTKGGLQTETGANLLVFSGREEDITRKASADIAYEIKEDGIYADIVFENTGNYHLVPKVTFGLNKITPQQVTDEGLIIPEKVESLIHEEITSTNPVLPGTKRIFSIFIPTTLEEGEYELLARCDYGSSPIVLKKSFHIEGRNGE, encoded by the coding sequence ATGGGGATGAGAAGAATAAGTTTGATGGTCTTAATTTTGATGAGTGCAGTTTTCTTTGCCCAGGGACTGTCCATCAGGATGGATCCCATCGTAGTCAGCAAGACGGTAAGTCCAGGAACCAGTTTCAGTTACGAGATCTTTCTGGAAAACAATGGTGATTTTGAACCGGTTACTTTGAAGGCGATGGTTATGGATGTTGTCGAAACTGTCGAGGGTGCGTACGACATAAGAAAACCTGGCAGCACAAAATACTCGATCGCTCGGTGGGTGAAAGTAGAACCCGATACCATCACAGTCCCACCGAAGGAGACCAAGACGGTCGCCGTTACCGTGAACGTTCCAAGGGGTGTTTCAGGAGGACTCTACGGTGCTGTCACATTCGAGATACAGGGACCTCAAACACCGGAAACCCAGAGACCTGTCGAGAAAGGTGCTTATGGCGAAGTTGAGTTCAAGTATAGGATGGCAAGTTTTCTTGAAGTTGTGTTGACTGGTACCCGACAGAGAGTAGAGGCGTTTCCATCGTACTTCAAAGTTGAAAAATCAGACGATATTCCTTCTATAAGAATGCAGATCGGAAATGGTGCTCTCGTTTTCACGCTCGGCGTGTTGAACAAGAGCAACGTTCACATTGTCACGAAGGGAACTCTCACGATAAAGACCAAGGATGGACGAACAATAGCAAAAATGCCTCTCGGTGGTGGAAGGGGAGTGATTCTCCCCGAGGGCACCGTCAACATGAGAACGATCACGCGAAGGTTCTTTCCGCCGGGAGAGTACGTCGCAAGGGCCGTCGTCGATTACGGTGGAAGAAGACCCATCGTAGCGGAGACTCCGTTTACAATCACGACTGAAAAGGTGGAAACGGGAAAGGAAGAAAAGGAAACAAGCCCTGTGATGATCACAGTAGATCCCGCAGACATTGAGATAAAAGCGATACCAGGATCCTACAGGTCGAAGATAGTGAAAGTGTCGAATCTTGGAAAGGAGATCCTTCAAGTGAAAGGGAAAATCCTACCACTGGCCTACGACCTCTACGGTGATCTCCTTCCAGAGGAAGAAAGGGGTACACCACCTGACTGGATCAAACTCACTCCATCTTCTTTCACCTTGAGACCTGGACAATCAAGAAACGTGCGTATCGCAGTGAGAATTCCGAAGGATTTCACAGGCGGGTACTACGCGGACGTACTGTTCAGAACAAAGGGAGGCCTTCAGACGGAGACGGGAGCAAATCTCCTCGTGTTCTCAGGAAGAGAAGAAGATATCACCAGAAAGGCGAGTGCAGATATCGCATACGAGATAAAAGAAGATGGAATCTACGCGGATATCGTTTTTGAGAACACGGGAAATTATCACCTTGTACCCAAGGTGACGTTTGGTTTGAACAAGATCACACCTCAGCAGGTGACAGATGAAGGTCTCATAATACCGGAGAAGGTGGAAAGTCTCATCCATGAAGAAATCACCTCCACCAATCCCGTTCTGCCCGGAACGAAGAGAATTTTCAGTATCTTCATACCCACTACTTTAGAAGAAGGCGAATACGAGTTACTTGCAAGGTGTGACTACGGAAGCAGCCCAATTGTGCTGAAAAAGTCCTTTCACATAGAAGGGAGGAATGGGGAATGA